A portion of the Physeter macrocephalus isolate SW-GA chromosome 15, ASM283717v5, whole genome shotgun sequence genome contains these proteins:
- the SLC52A2 gene encoding solute carrier family 52, riboflavin transporter, member 2 — MAAPPLGRLVLTHVLVALFGMGSWAAINGIWVELPVVVKDLPEGWSLPSYLSVLVALGNLGLLVVTLWRRLAPGRGERAPIQVVQALSVVGMALLAPLWPHVAAVAGQEHSVAFLALSFVLALACCASNVTFLPFLSRLPPYFLRSFFLGQGLSALLPCVLALVQGVGRLECPPTPTNGTPGPPIDFPERFPASTFFGVLSALLVVSAAAFQGLLVLLPSPPSVPTGGPGPALQVGAPGVEEEEEASPLQESPSKAAGTTRSPEPAAHRLLSTRGVCLLGLLAVTNALTNGVLPAVQSYSCLPYGRPAYHLAVVLGSAANPLACFLAMGVLCRSLAGLGSLSLLGMLFGAYLMALAVLSPCPPLVGTSAGVVLVVVSWVLCLGVFSYVKVASSSLLHGGGQQSLLAAGVAIQVGSLLGAVAMFPPTSIYHVFRSGKDCVDPCGP, encoded by the exons ATGGCAGCACCCCCGCTGGGCCGTCTGGTGCTGACCCACGTGCTGGTAGCCCTCTTTGGCATGGGCTCATGGGCTGCCATCAACGGGATCTGGGTGGAGCTGCCTGTGGTGGTGAAAGACCTCCCCGAGG GTTGGAGTCTCCCCTCCTACCTCTCTGTGCTTGTGGCGCTGGGGAACCTGGGTCTCCTGGTGGTGACCCTGTGGAGGCGGCTGGCCCCGGGCAGGGGCGAGAGGGCCCCCATCCAAGTGGTGCAGGCGCTGAGCGTGGTGGGCATGGCCCTGCTGGCCCCTCTGTGGCCCCACGTGGCAGCAGTGGCGGGGCAGGAGCACTCCGTGGCCTTCCTGGCTCTCTCCTTTGTGCTGGCGCTGGCCTGTTGTGCTTCGAATGTCACTTTCCTGCCCTTCCTGAGCCGCTTGCCGCCTTACTTCTTGCGGTCCTTCTTCCTGGGTCAGGGCCTCAGTGCCCTGCTGCCCTGTGTGCTGGCCCTAGTGCAGGGTGTGGGTCGCCTCGAGTGCCCACCAACCCCCACCAATGGCACTCCTGGGCCCCCCATTGACTTCCCAGAGCGTTTTCCTGCCAGCACTTTTTTTGGGGTCTTGTCCGCCCTATTGGTCGTTTCAGCTGCCGCCTTTCAGGGTCTCCTGGTGCTGTTGCCGTCACCACCGTCTGTACCCACAGGAGGCCCAGGGCCTGCCCTGCAGGTGGGAGCCCCAGgagtggaggaagaggaagaggcctCACCCCTGCAGGAGTCTCCCAGCAAGGCAGCAGGCACCACCCGCAGCCCAGAACCTGCAGCCCATCGGCTGCTTTCCACCCGTGGTGTCTGCCTGCTGGGCCTGCTGGCCGTCACCAACGCTCTGACCAATGGAGTGTTGCCTGCTGTGCAGAGCTATTCCTGCTTGCCCTATGGGCGCCCAGCCTACCACTTGGCTGTGGTGCTGGGCAGTGCCGCCAACCCCCTCGCCTGCTTCTTGGCCATGGGTGTTCTATGCAG GTccctggcagggctgggcagTCTCTCCCTGCTAGGCATGCTCTTTGGGGCCTACCTGATGGCGCTGGCAGTCCtgagcccctgcccacctctggtGGGCACCTCTGCAGGGGTGGTCCTTGTG GTGGTGTCGTGGGTTCTGTGTCTTGGCGTGTTCTCATACGTGAAGGTGGCTTCCAGCTCTCTGCTGCACGGGGGGGGCCAGCAGTCGTTGCTGGCAGCTGGCGTGGCCATCCAGGTGGGCTCTCTGCTCGGCGCCGTGGCCATGTTCCCTCCCACCAGCATCTACCATGTGTTCCGCAGCGGGAAGGACTGTGTGGACCCCTGTGGCCCCTAA
- the FBXL6 gene encoding F-box/LRR-repeat protein 6 isoform X1, which yields MAPGVARRARQRVRILPLAGARSRSAEDWWWDRLAPSGSGYHLLQSDSMLLVLPGPGPARPRAQRRAASRTQRLRLHGARAAVAKAKPRTAPAPAPAPQQEPDPGWGDRIPLEILLQIFGLLVAADGPIPFLGRAARVCRRWHEAASQPALWHTLTLSPPLAGRPAKSGTKTEKKLLASLEWLMPSRFSQLQRLTLIHWKSQVHPVLKLVSESCPRLTFLKLSDCHGVTPDTLIMLAKACPQLHSLDIQHSMVESTAVVSFLEEAGPRMRKLWLTYSSQTTAILGALLGSCCPQLQLLEVSTGLNHNSTPLQLPVEALQKGCPQLQVLRLLNLMWLPKPSGRAMTPGPGFPRLEELCLASSTCNFVSNEVLDRLLHGSPHLRLLDLRGCARITPAGLHDLPCQELEQLHLGLYGISDRLTLAKEGSLLLTQKWCHTLQELDLSGQGFSEKDLEQALAAFSGTPGGSHLALCSLNLRGTRVTPSTVSSVISSCPGLLYLNLESCRCLRRGLKRAYRGPEEVQWCLQQLLTSLPPPS from the exons ATGGCGCCGGGCGTGGCCCGTCGGGCCCGGCAAAGGGTCCGGATCTTGCCGCTGGCCGGGGCGCGGAGCCGCTCGGCGGAGGACTGGTGGTGGGATCGGCTGGCGCCGAGCGGCTCCGGTTACCACCTGCTGCAGTCGGACAGCATGCTGCTGGTGTTGCCAGGCCCGGGGCCCGCCCGCCCCCGCGCGCAGAGGCGCGCCGCCAGCCGTACTCAGCGGCTGCGGCTCCACGGGGCCCGCGCCGCTGTGGCCAAGGCCAAGCCCAGGACCGCACCCGCACCCGCTCCCGCACCGCAGCAGGAGCCCGACCCGGGCTGGGGCGACCGCATTCCCTTGGAAATCCTGCTGCAGATTTTCGGGCTGCTGGTGGCGGCGGATGGGCCTATACCCTTCCTTGGCAG GGCTGCACGCGTGTGCCGCCGCTGGCACGAGGCCGCCTCCCAGCCAGCGCTCTGGCACACCCTCACCCTGTCACCCCCGCTGGCTGGCCGCCCCGCCAAGAGTGGGACCAAGACTGAGAAGAAGCTTCTTGCTTCCCTGGAGTGGCTTATGCCCAGTCG GTTCTCACAGCTCCAGAGGCTGACTCTCATCCACTGGAAGTCCCAGGTACACCCTGTGTTGAAG CTGGTTAGCGAGTCCTGTCCCCGGCTCACCTTCCTCAAGCTTTCCGATTGCCACGGTGTGACCCCTGACACTCTGATCATGCTAGCCAAAGCCTGCCCCCAGCTCCACAGCCTGGACATACAACACTCCATG GTGGAGTCCACGGCTGTGGTAAGCTTCTTGGAGGAGGCGGGGCCCCGAATGCGGAAGCTGTGGCTGACCTACAGCTCCCAGACGACAGCTATCTTGGGTGCACTGCTG ggcAGCTGCTGCCCACAACTCCAGCTCCTGGAGGTGAGCACTGGCCTCAACCACAACAGCACTCCCCTCCAGCTGCCTGTCGAGGCCCTGCAGAAAGGCTGCCCCCAGCTGCAG GTGTTGCGGCTGCTGAACCTGATGTGGCTGCCCAAGCCTTCCGGGCGAGCGATGACTCCTGGCCCCGGCTTCCCCCGCCTTGAGGAGCTCTGCCTTGCCAGCTCCACCTGCAACTTTGTGAGCAACGAGGTCCTGGACCGCCTGCTCCACGGCTCCCCTCACCTGCGCTTGCTGGATCTCCGTGGCTGTGCTCGAATCACACCTGCTGGCCTGCATGATCTTCCATGTCAGG AGCTGGAGCAGCTTCACCTGGGCCTGTATGGCATCTCGGACCGGCTGACTCTAGCCAAGGAGGGCAGCCTTCTGTTAACTCAGAAGTGGTGCCACACTCTGCAGGAGCTGGACTTGAGTGGCCAGGGCTTCAGTGAGAAGGACCTGGAGCAGGCCTTAGCTGCCTTCTCAGGCACCCCTGGGGGCTCGCACCTGGCACTGTGCTCCCTCAACCTCCGGGGCACCCGGGTCACACCAAGCACAGTCAG CTCTGTGATCAGCAGCTGCCCAGGCCTGCTGTACCTCAACCTGGAGTCCTGCCGCTGCCTTCGCCGGGGCCTCAAGCGGGCCTACAGGGGCCCAGAGGAAGTCCAGTGGTGTCTGCAGCAGCTGCTCACCAGCCTCCCCCCTCCCAGCTAG
- the FBXL6 gene encoding F-box/LRR-repeat protein 6 isoform X2 translates to MAPGVARRARQRVRILPLAGARSRSAEDWWWDRLAPSGSGYHLLQSDSMLLVLPGPGPARPRAQRRAASRTQRLRLHGARAAVAKAKPRTAPAPAPAPQQEPDPGWGDRIPLEILLQIFGLLVAADGPIPFLGRAARVCRRWHEAASQPALWHTLTLSPPLAGRPAKSGTKTEKKLLASLEWLMPSRFSQLQRLTLIHWKSQVHPVLKLVSESCPRLTFLKLSDCHGVTPDTLIMLAKACPQLHSLDIQHSMVESTAVVSFLEEAGPRMRKLWLTYSSQTTAILGALLGSCCPQLQLLEPGPRSQVLRLLNLMWLPKPSGRAMTPGPGFPRLEELCLASSTCNFVSNEVLDRLLHGSPHLRLLDLRGCARITPAGLHDLPCQELEQLHLGLYGISDRLTLAKEGSLLLTQKWCHTLQELDLSGQGFSEKDLEQALAAFSGTPGGSHLALCSLNLRGTRVTPSTVSSVISSCPGLLYLNLESCRCLRRGLKRAYRGPEEVQWCLQQLLTSLPPPS, encoded by the exons ATGGCGCCGGGCGTGGCCCGTCGGGCCCGGCAAAGGGTCCGGATCTTGCCGCTGGCCGGGGCGCGGAGCCGCTCGGCGGAGGACTGGTGGTGGGATCGGCTGGCGCCGAGCGGCTCCGGTTACCACCTGCTGCAGTCGGACAGCATGCTGCTGGTGTTGCCAGGCCCGGGGCCCGCCCGCCCCCGCGCGCAGAGGCGCGCCGCCAGCCGTACTCAGCGGCTGCGGCTCCACGGGGCCCGCGCCGCTGTGGCCAAGGCCAAGCCCAGGACCGCACCCGCACCCGCTCCCGCACCGCAGCAGGAGCCCGACCCGGGCTGGGGCGACCGCATTCCCTTGGAAATCCTGCTGCAGATTTTCGGGCTGCTGGTGGCGGCGGATGGGCCTATACCCTTCCTTGGCAG GGCTGCACGCGTGTGCCGCCGCTGGCACGAGGCCGCCTCCCAGCCAGCGCTCTGGCACACCCTCACCCTGTCACCCCCGCTGGCTGGCCGCCCCGCCAAGAGTGGGACCAAGACTGAGAAGAAGCTTCTTGCTTCCCTGGAGTGGCTTATGCCCAGTCG GTTCTCACAGCTCCAGAGGCTGACTCTCATCCACTGGAAGTCCCAGGTACACCCTGTGTTGAAG CTGGTTAGCGAGTCCTGTCCCCGGCTCACCTTCCTCAAGCTTTCCGATTGCCACGGTGTGACCCCTGACACTCTGATCATGCTAGCCAAAGCCTGCCCCCAGCTCCACAGCCTGGACATACAACACTCCATG GTGGAGTCCACGGCTGTGGTAAGCTTCTTGGAGGAGGCGGGGCCCCGAATGCGGAAGCTGTGGCTGACCTACAGCTCCCAGACGACAGCTATCTTGGGTGCACTGCTG ggcAGCTGCTGCCCACAACTCCAGCTCCTGGAG CCTGGGCCTCGCTCCCAGGTGTTGCGGCTGCTGAACCTGATGTGGCTGCCCAAGCCTTCCGGGCGAGCGATGACTCCTGGCCCCGGCTTCCCCCGCCTTGAGGAGCTCTGCCTTGCCAGCTCCACCTGCAACTTTGTGAGCAACGAGGTCCTGGACCGCCTGCTCCACGGCTCCCCTCACCTGCGCTTGCTGGATCTCCGTGGCTGTGCTCGAATCACACCTGCTGGCCTGCATGATCTTCCATGTCAGG AGCTGGAGCAGCTTCACCTGGGCCTGTATGGCATCTCGGACCGGCTGACTCTAGCCAAGGAGGGCAGCCTTCTGTTAACTCAGAAGTGGTGCCACACTCTGCAGGAGCTGGACTTGAGTGGCCAGGGCTTCAGTGAGAAGGACCTGGAGCAGGCCTTAGCTGCCTTCTCAGGCACCCCTGGGGGCTCGCACCTGGCACTGTGCTCCCTCAACCTCCGGGGCACCCGGGTCACACCAAGCACAGTCAG CTCTGTGATCAGCAGCTGCCCAGGCCTGCTGTACCTCAACCTGGAGTCCTGCCGCTGCCTTCGCCGGGGCCTCAAGCGGGCCTACAGGGGCCCAGAGGAAGTCCAGTGGTGTCTGCAGCAGCTGCTCACCAGCCTCCCCCCTCCCAGCTAG
- the FBXL6 gene encoding F-box/LRR-repeat protein 6 isoform X3: protein MAPGVARRARQRVRILPLAGARSRSAEDWWWDRLAPSGSGYHLLQSDSMLLVLPGPGPARPRAQRRAASRTQRLRLHGARAAVAKAKPRTAPAPAPAPQQEPDPGWGDRIPLEILLQIFGLLVAADGPIPFLGRAARVCRRWHEAASQPALWHTLTLSPPLAGRPAKSGTKTEKKLLASLEWLMPSRFSQLQRLTLIHWKSQVHPVLKLVSESCPRLTFLKLSDCHGVTPDTLIMLAKACPQLHSLDIQHSMVESTAVVSFLEEAGPRMRKLWLTYSSQTTAILGALLGSCCPQLQLLEVLRLLNLMWLPKPSGRAMTPGPGFPRLEELCLASSTCNFVSNEVLDRLLHGSPHLRLLDLRGCARITPAGLHDLPCQELEQLHLGLYGISDRLTLAKEGSLLLTQKWCHTLQELDLSGQGFSEKDLEQALAAFSGTPGGSHLALCSLNLRGTRVTPSTVSSVISSCPGLLYLNLESCRCLRRGLKRAYRGPEEVQWCLQQLLTSLPPPS from the exons ATGGCGCCGGGCGTGGCCCGTCGGGCCCGGCAAAGGGTCCGGATCTTGCCGCTGGCCGGGGCGCGGAGCCGCTCGGCGGAGGACTGGTGGTGGGATCGGCTGGCGCCGAGCGGCTCCGGTTACCACCTGCTGCAGTCGGACAGCATGCTGCTGGTGTTGCCAGGCCCGGGGCCCGCCCGCCCCCGCGCGCAGAGGCGCGCCGCCAGCCGTACTCAGCGGCTGCGGCTCCACGGGGCCCGCGCCGCTGTGGCCAAGGCCAAGCCCAGGACCGCACCCGCACCCGCTCCCGCACCGCAGCAGGAGCCCGACCCGGGCTGGGGCGACCGCATTCCCTTGGAAATCCTGCTGCAGATTTTCGGGCTGCTGGTGGCGGCGGATGGGCCTATACCCTTCCTTGGCAG GGCTGCACGCGTGTGCCGCCGCTGGCACGAGGCCGCCTCCCAGCCAGCGCTCTGGCACACCCTCACCCTGTCACCCCCGCTGGCTGGCCGCCCCGCCAAGAGTGGGACCAAGACTGAGAAGAAGCTTCTTGCTTCCCTGGAGTGGCTTATGCCCAGTCG GTTCTCACAGCTCCAGAGGCTGACTCTCATCCACTGGAAGTCCCAGGTACACCCTGTGTTGAAG CTGGTTAGCGAGTCCTGTCCCCGGCTCACCTTCCTCAAGCTTTCCGATTGCCACGGTGTGACCCCTGACACTCTGATCATGCTAGCCAAAGCCTGCCCCCAGCTCCACAGCCTGGACATACAACACTCCATG GTGGAGTCCACGGCTGTGGTAAGCTTCTTGGAGGAGGCGGGGCCCCGAATGCGGAAGCTGTGGCTGACCTACAGCTCCCAGACGACAGCTATCTTGGGTGCACTGCTG ggcAGCTGCTGCCCACAACTCCAGCTCCTGGAG GTGTTGCGGCTGCTGAACCTGATGTGGCTGCCCAAGCCTTCCGGGCGAGCGATGACTCCTGGCCCCGGCTTCCCCCGCCTTGAGGAGCTCTGCCTTGCCAGCTCCACCTGCAACTTTGTGAGCAACGAGGTCCTGGACCGCCTGCTCCACGGCTCCCCTCACCTGCGCTTGCTGGATCTCCGTGGCTGTGCTCGAATCACACCTGCTGGCCTGCATGATCTTCCATGTCAGG AGCTGGAGCAGCTTCACCTGGGCCTGTATGGCATCTCGGACCGGCTGACTCTAGCCAAGGAGGGCAGCCTTCTGTTAACTCAGAAGTGGTGCCACACTCTGCAGGAGCTGGACTTGAGTGGCCAGGGCTTCAGTGAGAAGGACCTGGAGCAGGCCTTAGCTGCCTTCTCAGGCACCCCTGGGGGCTCGCACCTGGCACTGTGCTCCCTCAACCTCCGGGGCACCCGGGTCACACCAAGCACAGTCAG CTCTGTGATCAGCAGCTGCCCAGGCCTGCTGTACCTCAACCTGGAGTCCTGCCGCTGCCTTCGCCGGGGCCTCAAGCGGGCCTACAGGGGCCCAGAGGAAGTCCAGTGGTGTCTGCAGCAGCTGCTCACCAGCCTCCCCCCTCCCAGCTAG
- the FBXL6 gene encoding F-box/LRR-repeat protein 6 isoform X4, with protein sequence MAPGVARRARQRVRILPLAGARSRSAEDWWWDRLAPSGSGYHLLQSDSMLLVLPGPGPARPRAQRRAASRTQRLRLHGARAAVAKAKPRTAPAPAPAPQQEPDPGWGDRIPLEILLQIFGLLVAADGPIPFLGRAARVCRRWHEAASQPALWHTLTLSPPLAGRPAKSGTKTEKKLLASLEWLMPSRFSQLQRLTLIHWKSQVHPVLKVESTAVVSFLEEAGPRMRKLWLTYSSQTTAILGALLGSCCPQLQLLEVSTGLNHNSTPLQLPVEALQKGCPQLQVLRLLNLMWLPKPSGRAMTPGPGFPRLEELCLASSTCNFVSNEVLDRLLHGSPHLRLLDLRGCARITPAGLHDLPCQELEQLHLGLYGISDRLTLAKEGSLLLTQKWCHTLQELDLSGQGFSEKDLEQALAAFSGTPGGSHLALCSLNLRGTRVTPSTVSSVISSCPGLLYLNLESCRCLRRGLKRAYRGPEEVQWCLQQLLTSLPPPS encoded by the exons ATGGCGCCGGGCGTGGCCCGTCGGGCCCGGCAAAGGGTCCGGATCTTGCCGCTGGCCGGGGCGCGGAGCCGCTCGGCGGAGGACTGGTGGTGGGATCGGCTGGCGCCGAGCGGCTCCGGTTACCACCTGCTGCAGTCGGACAGCATGCTGCTGGTGTTGCCAGGCCCGGGGCCCGCCCGCCCCCGCGCGCAGAGGCGCGCCGCCAGCCGTACTCAGCGGCTGCGGCTCCACGGGGCCCGCGCCGCTGTGGCCAAGGCCAAGCCCAGGACCGCACCCGCACCCGCTCCCGCACCGCAGCAGGAGCCCGACCCGGGCTGGGGCGACCGCATTCCCTTGGAAATCCTGCTGCAGATTTTCGGGCTGCTGGTGGCGGCGGATGGGCCTATACCCTTCCTTGGCAG GGCTGCACGCGTGTGCCGCCGCTGGCACGAGGCCGCCTCCCAGCCAGCGCTCTGGCACACCCTCACCCTGTCACCCCCGCTGGCTGGCCGCCCCGCCAAGAGTGGGACCAAGACTGAGAAGAAGCTTCTTGCTTCCCTGGAGTGGCTTATGCCCAGTCG GTTCTCACAGCTCCAGAGGCTGACTCTCATCCACTGGAAGTCCCAGGTACACCCTGTGTTGAAG GTGGAGTCCACGGCTGTGGTAAGCTTCTTGGAGGAGGCGGGGCCCCGAATGCGGAAGCTGTGGCTGACCTACAGCTCCCAGACGACAGCTATCTTGGGTGCACTGCTG ggcAGCTGCTGCCCACAACTCCAGCTCCTGGAGGTGAGCACTGGCCTCAACCACAACAGCACTCCCCTCCAGCTGCCTGTCGAGGCCCTGCAGAAAGGCTGCCCCCAGCTGCAG GTGTTGCGGCTGCTGAACCTGATGTGGCTGCCCAAGCCTTCCGGGCGAGCGATGACTCCTGGCCCCGGCTTCCCCCGCCTTGAGGAGCTCTGCCTTGCCAGCTCCACCTGCAACTTTGTGAGCAACGAGGTCCTGGACCGCCTGCTCCACGGCTCCCCTCACCTGCGCTTGCTGGATCTCCGTGGCTGTGCTCGAATCACACCTGCTGGCCTGCATGATCTTCCATGTCAGG AGCTGGAGCAGCTTCACCTGGGCCTGTATGGCATCTCGGACCGGCTGACTCTAGCCAAGGAGGGCAGCCTTCTGTTAACTCAGAAGTGGTGCCACACTCTGCAGGAGCTGGACTTGAGTGGCCAGGGCTTCAGTGAGAAGGACCTGGAGCAGGCCTTAGCTGCCTTCTCAGGCACCCCTGGGGGCTCGCACCTGGCACTGTGCTCCCTCAACCTCCGGGGCACCCGGGTCACACCAAGCACAGTCAG CTCTGTGATCAGCAGCTGCCCAGGCCTGCTGTACCTCAACCTGGAGTCCTGCCGCTGCCTTCGCCGGGGCCTCAAGCGGGCCTACAGGGGCCCAGAGGAAGTCCAGTGGTGTCTGCAGCAGCTGCTCACCAGCCTCCCCCCTCCCAGCTAG
- the TMEM249 gene encoding cation channel sperm-associated auxiliary subunit TMEM249: MGVAVSTAQWQQTSRTAGGLYPAQAPTGRVTGLPTTSGSKPFQLWAQGLFCTERSLAKRLKNNSFYPFTQQQPNVFVLEYYLDTLWKGTLLFFVCLFLVSFGLVSEVQKQETWGFPAYGLGVGLWLMISSLPRRRLVLNHVSGVYHFSIQGRTVCQGPMHLVYVRMALSSDGYGRCFFQLVLCGHKLEPLVLVQLSERYEQMEYLGRHIARKLNINYFDCLATSYRHVVRHRPPGAAFSPGILLRKTGA, from the exons ATGGGTGTGGCTGTGAGCACTGCGCAGTGGCAACAGACGAGCCGCACAGCTGGCGGTCTGTACCCGGCCCAGGCCCCCACGGGCCGGGTCACCGGCCTGCCTACGACCTCCGGCAGCAAGCCCTTCCAGCTCTGGGCCCAAGGACTCTTCTGCACCGAGCGCAGCCTGGCCAAGCGCCTCAAGAACAACAGTTTCTACCCGTTCACGCAGCAGCAGCCCAACG TCTTCGTGCTCGAGTACTACCTGGACACGCTGTGGAAGGGGACGCTGCTTTTCTTCGTCTGCCTCTTCCTCGTCAGCTTCGGGCTTGTGAGCGAG GTGCAGAAGCAggagacttggggcttccctgcctACGGCTTGGGCGTGGGCCTGTGGCTCATGATCTCGTCGCTGCCGCGGCGCCGCCTGGTGCTGAACCACGTGAGCGGCGTGTACCACTTCTCCATCCAGGGCCGCACCGTGTGTCAGGGCCCCATGCACCTGGTCTACGTGCGCATGGCGCTCAGCTCCGATG GCTACGGAAGGTGCTTCTTCCAGCTGGTTCTGTGCGGCCACAAGCTGGAACCGCTGGTGCTGGTGCAGCTGTCGGAGCGCTACGAG CAAATGGAATACCTCGGCCGTCATATTGCCCGGAAGCTCAACATTAACTACTTCGACTGCCTGGCCACGTCGTACCGGCACGTGGTCCGCCACCGGCCACCGGGGGCCGCCTTCAGCCCGGGCATCCTGCTGCGCAAGACTGGTGCCTAG